TCTGATGACAAAGCAGTTAAAATCTGCAATGGTTCTGCGGAGGAAAATGGTAAGGAAGAGGAAAAGGAGAACAAAAAAGAAGATGCAAAAGACAATGAGAAGGAAGAGAAAACTGAGATGGAGGTGGATACAGAGAAGGCGAAGGAAACTGaagaggagaaggagaaagagaaggaaaaggagAAAGAGGAGAAGGacgaggaaaaggaaaaggaagtcATAAATGAAAATGAGAAAGAAAAGGAAATGCAAATCGAGAACGAAAAGGTATAAAAGGTTTTGTTAATGCATGTTAATATCATTTTTTACACTTCTAGAGTGAACATGTAGTTATGATGTGTTATTGTAAATTGTTGTAGGTGAAGAACACAAAACTGGTTCGGGTAGATTATATTTTGGAGAAGGCCGAAACTGGCGTTCATTTTGTCAACAATGTCTTGCATAGTAATAGTCAAATAAGGCGTGCACACTGTTGGTTCCCTTGCATTGATAGTGCCACGCAACGTTGTCCGTAAGTGACTTTACTTAACTCTGCCTGTTCATCTTGCTATTGTAGTTGATGTTGGTTGTTAACAATACTCTTTATACCATGATGCTATTCCCAGGTTTGACTTGGAGTTTACAGTTAGCACAGATCTAGTTGCAGTCAGCAATGGGGACTTGCTTTACCAGGTATGCTTTCAATCTGTATCACAGTGAGGCAAGGAATCGACTCGACGTAGTATCTGCTAATGGAAAACTGATGCTTTTTTTTTGTGTTGACAATGAACCTTCCATACACACTTTGTGTGTTGTAGTATGCCTATTACTCTATATTCTTTGAAAACCTATGTGATCTCTTGCCGTATTATTTCTGGAACAACCTGGCTTGTTGATTAGGGCATTATGATTGACAGCATTTTTGCTTATACATTTCGTTGATGTTGCACTATGCAGGTCTTAAGCAAGGAAGATCCTCCAAGGAAAACTTATGTATACAAATTGAGCACTCCAGTTAGTGCACAGTGGATATCATTGGTTGTAGGCCCATTTGAAGTTCTTCCTGACAAGAATGGAATAAGTGTATCCCACATGTGTTTATCTTCGACTTTGTCAAAGCTCGATAACACCATCTCATTCTTTCACGATGCTTACAGGTGCTAAACAAAACACAGTTTTGTCAAAATATTATTGTTTGGAGTTAGTATTTACTAATATCTTGAGAAGCTTCTGCTTTGGCATTTCTGAACCTTTTTACTTTCTTGACATTTGTTTTTCATGATTGTTGTTTTGCAGCTGTTACGAAGATTATCTCGCGGCATCATTTCCCTTTGGTTTATACAAGCAAATTTTTCTTCCATCTGAAATGGTAGTATCGCCAACAAGCTTTGGAGCCTCCACATGCATCTTCAGTGCAGATATCTTAAATGATGAAAAAGTTATAGACCAGGTGTATGCTTGTGTTCTCTCTGCTTTCTCCCATATCAAATGCACCAATATTGTGTGTGACTATTTCACGAACCACAGTATGCAGGACTCCCTCCGGATCGGTATACAGGACCCCCCTCGTATTTTGTGTCATGAGTCTGTCATCTGCATTAGATGTTATTATTGTATGGCTATTAGTTTGACCAATTGATTTCACTGATTTGTTTATGAATATGTCTGCTTAATTGTATGCACAATAGTTCTGCCAGATTCGGGTATGATTGGTGCATAATGCTTTAATAGACATGCACGTTGGTGATAGTTGACAGATCCATTATTAAGAATAGCCTGAGGTTCACTTGTTTAGGTTTTGCTCTGCTTtgatatttgaattaaaattttgcTAGCAGATTCTCAACTTACCTAGTTGAGATATAATAGCTACTACTGCTGTATCTAACATATAAAATAGTTCAGATTATTGGCACGAGAATCAAACTAGCATATGCTCTTGCAAGGCAGTGGTTTGGCATATACACAAGTGCGGAAGAGCCAAATGATGGTAATTATATATACCTGCTAGATCATATGTGGTACTACTTATGTAGGTAAAATTTGCTGAAGTATTGACGATATAATACTCTGTTGGAGCAGACTGGCTACTGGATGGTTTGGCTGGTTTTCTTACTGACCTTTTTATCAAGCGTTACCTTGGGAATAACGAGGCACGCTATAGGCGTTTCAAGGTTTGTTGTCTTACTTACAAAAATACTTCTATTGAGCTTCTTTTTTACCATGGAATTGTTAATCATACATATGCTACCCATTTTGAAGTTTGAACCAGGATTCTCTAGATTAATTAACTAGTTTATCATATTGAAATATAAAGTCAAGTCAGTTACCTGAAAGTTGTTGATGCTCGAATGGTTTCATTTGCTGTTAATATTTCTTTCTAAAGGAAAGCTGGAGTTAATTGATGCTAAAACGCTTCTGTATCTTAGTTCATAATGCTGCAGTGTTCTGAAATTAGTACACTGGCACAATGCTGTTTTTATTGTTGTCAGAATTATTTATATACAGTTCTTGCTGTTGTGCATTACCTTCTAGTGCTAATTTGTAAATGAATGATTGCTATTCTAGTTGATCTTGCTGTTAGAACAGTCTATGGTAGATAACAATAGGAATTTGACTCTTGTCCTTGGGATATGTTTTTGTACTATGGCTGAGTTTGCAGTTGCTAAACTGTGCTGTTCTGAACTAATTTTATTATCTGCCGTGGGAAAATAGCATGGAAACAGAAAAAAAATGGTTAGCGAAACGATAAAAGTAGGTGAAAACTGGTTAGCCAAACAAGATTATCATAAGCCACCTCAAAGCCAAACACAGCGTAGTACCTGCACTTGCAATTTTACATGATGTACTTGTGTATTTTCAGGTATTTCGTTCTACACCACATGCATCTCAGGCCATACTCTATCTCGTAAATTGTAAATAGGAGTAGAAATGCAAATAACATGTTATGTAGAAGTGTGCTGCAATGTTCAGACAAAATGTTCCTAATTAATTGGAGCACCTTCAAGAATGTTTATCTGATGAAGCCGCTTGTTATTTCTTTGTAGCCATCTTATCGTTATCTCACCACTTCCTCACTTGATTCAATTGCCTGTTGTTTTATATTCATTCACCTTGATACGGCGTAGAAAGTCCAACTTGAGCGGACCTAACTTCCAAGCGTTCTTGTTGCCCCACCTTCTGGGATTATCTTGTCCGTCTGGTTTGAAGGGATAAACCCAAATGATTAAATAAATCTGCCAAAGGGATTAAATATGACTTTCTGGCTTTGATGCTCCAACTATTCTCGACAACAATGCGTTCTCATCTTGATCTGACTCACAAGATTCTTGTTTGTTATTTATTGAAATCCTTTTGTGTACTTGTAATAGGCCAATTGCACTGTATGCCAGTTCGATGTCAGCGGTGCAACTGCTTTGGGGTCTCCTGATGCTTCAACTGATCTGTATGGAACTCAAACACTTGGCTCATATGGGAAAATTCGTTCATTGAAGGCAGTAAGTTTTGTTTTTGTGAACTATACCACTAGCTTTATGCATCATTCTCTCACATTCGTATTTTAAACAGGTGGCTGTTCTTCAAACATTGGAGAAACAGATGGGGCCAGACTCTTTTCGAAAGGTTGCTATGTGCATCTTTGGTATTCTGGTGTTTGTATTTTTGACAATTTGCTGTCTACATCAGTGAAGCAGTTTGCTTAAGCAATTGATGTAGCTTCTGAAAGTACTTGCATACCTCAGTATCTCTAGGATACAGATTGATAGCCATTTGATTACATGACTATCAATGAACAACACTTGCTGAATTGTTGAATATTTATACTTTATGCAAAAGAAAAGGAAATGTTTGTTGTGAATGAACATTCTTTTTATCATCTAACTACTGTTGTCTTTGTGTACTTAATGCTTATAGATCCTCTTGATTGACTGCTATGAGCATTGTCACTTATGATGATGTGGTTGTTGTTTCCTATTCCAGATTCTGCAGATGATAGTTGCTTCGACTCGTGCCTCGAGGACACTAAGTACGAAAGAGGTATACCTCTCATCTAACCAGTTGTTTATCGGCTTTATGCTTGTGATCTTTAGTTTGGAACTTCTCTTGGCATTTCCGAATATGCCTTTTTTCAGCCTGGAATATGTACATTCAATATATTAGGAGTGGCGCATGATATTCTACAAATGTTTGTGCTGATGTTCTAGTTACACTCCATTGTGGGCCATAACTTCTCGTACGTTAAACTAAGCACTGTAGCATGCTGATTACTGTAGTTTCACAATATGTTAGCACTTCTATGTTAGTCTGGTGGGCCCTCTTTGTTCATTTCTGCACTCTGTTGCTCTAGCTATCTGATGAGACTCATCCATCATGGCCATTGCCACATCAACAAAAGACACAtacatatgtactccctctgtaaactaatataagagcgtttagatcactactttagtgatctaaacactcttatattagtttacggagggagtatttagcagCATAACCTCAACTTTGTAGTATGCACACAATTGAATTTATTAGATTATGTTCATTTATTCAGTTTAGGCACCTCGCGAATAAGATTGGCAATCTTGAACGCCCATTCCTCAAAGAATTCTTTCCACGGTGGATTGAATCTTGTGGATGTCCAATTATGAGGTAAAAGAGCATTCCTTGTTTGGATTTACCCAGTAAGAAGAAATCAATCTTTTTGTTATCTCCACATGCTTACGCATTCCTTCTGCTTGCAAGATTGGGAATCTCCTATAACAAAAGGAGAAATTTGGTCGAATTAGCTGTTTCACGGGGTTGTACAGCAAAAGCTGATCCCGGTTCTGATAGTCACGTGAATGGTGATATTCAAGAAGGTGCAACTGGATGGCCAGGAATGATGAGTGTACGTGTTCATGAAACTGATGGAGTGTATGATCATCCGATACTGCCAATGGCTGGTGAAGCATTGCAGGTGGTGGAATTACAGTGCCATTCCAAACTAGCAGCAAAGCGGTTTCAGAAAACCAAAAAGGGCTCCAAGCCTGATGGTTCTGATGACAACGTAGATGCTTCAACTCAAGAGAACCGCACAAGGTCTATTTTGACTAATCCACTTCTTTCTTTATCGTGCAGTTTACTTGAAACTTATTTCAAATCTGTTTACTGCAGCATGGATTCCCCTTTACTATGGATCAGAGTGGACCCAGAAAtggaataccttgctgaaatccaTTTTCACCAGCCTATTCAGATGTGGGTGCGTATCACCAGATAAACTTAATGTTGACTTCAATTTAATGCTGCATAGTTTGTATAAAGGAAATTAGTAATTTTTTCTTGTTTAACTGCTGGAGTCTTCCCTATTTATCTAGATCTATCGtcatcatagttcaaaaaagcgctaggcgttaattgtgcgttttgccaccgccttgcgctttactgaccaaagcgcatgcttatgcgcagttatgcacagattaagcgtagttatgcgcaatgcatttgccaacgcctagagcctaggcgcacttaagcgctcgcttaggcgcgccttttttaactatgatcgTCATTTTATTTTACATTGTCATTTTGATAATTGTGTTAAACTTCTAATACTCGGTTGTGAGGATTAAGCTACAGAAAGG
This window of the Triticum aestivum cultivar Chinese Spring chromosome 5D, IWGSC CS RefSeq v2.1, whole genome shotgun sequence genome carries:
- the LOC123121491 gene encoding transcription initiation factor TFIID subunit 2 isoform X2 produces the protein MAKARKQKPEGGAGGGPTVLHQKLCLSIDMENQLIYGYTEMKVLLAENDSFALHADSMTIRNILVDGEAAEFEYSPHWKNVDDQSSWLSVSCLKTAADAACSAYVSSLTSEAVPNLIISSERSVKSTTELPGDDNGEKHEGIGGKHVQFSDDKAVKICNGSAEENGKEEEKENKKEDAKDNEKEEKTEMEVDTEKAKETEEEKEKEKEKEKEEKDEEKEKEVINENEKEKEMQIENEKVKNTKLVRVDYILEKAETGVHFVNNVLHSNSQIRRAHCWFPCIDSATQRCPFDLEFTVSTDLVAVSNGDLLYQVLSKEDPPRKTYVYKLSTPVSAQWISLVVGPFEVLPDKNGISVSHMCLSSTLSKLDNTISFFHDAYSCYEDYLAASFPFGLYKQIFLPSEMVVSPTSFGASTCIFSADILNDEKVIDQIIGTRIKLAYALARQWFGIYTSAEEPNDDWLLDGLAGFLTDLFIKRYLGNNEARYRRFKANCTVCQFDVSGATALGSPDASTDLYGTQTLGSYGKIRSLKAVAVLQTLEKQMGPDSFRKILQMIVASTRASRTLSTKEFRHLANKIGNLERPFLKEFFPRWIESCGCPIMRLGISYNKRRNLVELAVSRGCTAKADPGSDSHVNGDIQEGATGWPGMMSVRVHETDGVYDHPILPMAGEALQVVELQCHSKLAAKRFQKTKKGSKPDGSDDNVDASTQENRTSMDSPLLWIRVDPEMEYLAEIHFHQPIQMWINQLEKDKDVISQSQAIAVLEKLPQLSFAVINALNNFLNDTKAFWRVRVEAAYALAVTASEETDLAGLLHLVKFYKSRRFDTDIGLPRPNDFHDIPEYFVLEAIPHAVALVRSSDKSSPRQAIEFILQLLKYNDNNGNVYSDVYWLAAMVQAIGEVEFGQQGIGLLSSLLKRIDRLLQFDNFMPGYNGVLTVSCIRALARIAERVSSSICLDRICELIAPFRSMDKPWKVRIEASRVLLDLELHHKGLDAALLLFLKYTDEERSLRG